A single region of the Elizabethkingia sp. JS20170427COW genome encodes:
- a CDS encoding glucosaminidase domain-containing protein, with protein sequence MKHFKNIKVVVISLVLTFISTNINAQNKYIKENEKLAATLSQEYGIPSSIILAIAYVESGGGTSKNSKVLKNHFGIVGKNNVPNYKSRYKSFDSIKDSYIAFCELLSRKKYYSKLKGSDNHNAWIKAIAAAGYSTQPEAWKQKISSAIKKLGLAD encoded by the coding sequence ATGAAACATTTTAAGAATATTAAAGTCGTCGTCATAAGTTTAGTTTTAACTTTCATTTCAACTAACATTAATGCACAGAACAAGTACATTAAAGAGAACGAAAAATTAGCTGCTACGCTCTCTCAGGAGTACGGAATTCCAAGCTCGATAATACTAGCGATTGCCTATGTAGAATCTGGTGGAGGAACCAGTAAAAACAGTAAGGTACTTAAAAACCATTTCGGAATAGTGGGGAAAAACAATGTTCCGAACTACAAATCAAGATACAAGAGTTTCGACTCTATCAAAGACAGCTACATCGCATTTTGCGAACTTCTTTCTAGAAAAAAATATTATTCAAAACTAAAAGGTAGCGATAACCACAATGCTTGGATAAAAGCAATCGCTGCTGCTGGCTACTCTACACAGCCTGAGGCCTGGAAACAAAAAATTTCTTCCGCTATCAAAAAATTAGGTCTCGCAGATTAA
- a CDS encoding TonB-dependent receptor: MVFPSGLYAQKDTLKETHIQSVALYKKSLKEILPAQTLSGEDLQRLNSHSVADALRYFSGVQIKDYGGIGGLKTINIRSMGSQHVGVFYDGIQLGNAQNGVVDLGKFSLDNMEEISLYNGQKSEIFQPAKDFGSSGSIYLQSKIPVFKGNRKTNLTLRTKNASIDLFNPSFRLEQKLSNNLSASVSSEFMQSDGIYKFRYTRRYPDGEIANDTIAKRMDSDIKAKRFEVGLYGNINNGSWNLRGYGYLSDRGIPAAIVNNRFGGRGQRLSDENFFVQGSFRKKIFPKLETQWKAKFAYDYTYFADTLSTETPYPVQNTYIQREAYVSSSNLYSITKNWDVSASVDFQYNQLDADLTNFSYPERYTSLVAFATTYQWQGLKFLGSVLGTFVHENVEKNTKSPDKNIWTPSAFVSYQLSDDFTLRAFYKKVFRMPTFNDLYYTSIGNTFLKPEFTQQYNLGLTYQKMLKSSVLKAFYAKVDGYFNKVEDKIIAAPNGSMFRWMMLNLGQVEILGADVNLQAELDLGSWKLKPLVSYTYQRARDFSDREETYYGDQIPYTPWHSGTFSLMSDYKTWSFNYSFVYVGERYDANQNNISYNYIQPWYTHDFSVQKKFYWKNHTFKASLEVNNLLNQYYDVVLNYPMPGRNFKLILSFNL; the protein is encoded by the coding sequence ATGGTATTTCCTTCGGGGCTTTATGCTCAGAAAGATACGTTAAAAGAAACCCACATACAGTCGGTAGCCCTCTACAAAAAGAGTTTAAAAGAAATACTTCCCGCCCAGACTTTGTCCGGAGAGGATTTGCAAAGGCTAAATAGCCATTCGGTAGCAGATGCACTGCGTTATTTTTCAGGAGTTCAGATAAAAGATTACGGTGGGATAGGTGGTTTAAAAACCATCAACATCCGAAGTATGGGTAGCCAACATGTTGGGGTTTTTTATGACGGCATTCAACTTGGAAACGCCCAAAATGGAGTGGTGGACCTGGGAAAGTTTTCCTTAGATAATATGGAGGAAATATCTCTCTACAACGGGCAGAAAAGTGAAATCTTCCAACCCGCAAAGGATTTTGGCTCTTCAGGATCTATTTATCTGCAATCTAAAATTCCTGTTTTTAAAGGAAACCGAAAAACCAATCTTACCCTAAGGACAAAAAATGCTTCTATAGATCTTTTTAATCCTTCCTTTCGCCTAGAGCAAAAGCTGAGCAATAATCTTTCTGCTAGTGTTAGTTCAGAATTTATGCAAAGCGATGGTATTTATAAATTTAGATACACCCGAAGGTATCCCGATGGCGAAATTGCCAACGATACCATTGCTAAAAGAATGGATTCGGACATCAAAGCCAAGCGTTTTGAAGTAGGGCTTTATGGAAATATAAACAACGGAAGTTGGAATTTACGAGGCTATGGATATCTATCGGATAGAGGAATCCCAGCTGCTATCGTCAATAACCGATTTGGAGGACGCGGACAACGCCTATCGGATGAAAATTTCTTTGTACAAGGGAGCTTCAGGAAAAAAATATTCCCGAAGTTAGAAACCCAATGGAAAGCAAAATTTGCTTATGATTACACCTATTTTGCCGATACGCTTTCTACAGAAACTCCCTATCCTGTACAAAATACTTATATACAAAGGGAAGCTTATGTATCGTCTTCCAACTTATATTCTATTACCAAAAATTGGGATGTTAGCGCCAGTGTGGATTTTCAATACAATCAGTTGGATGCTGATTTAACCAATTTTTCTTATCCCGAGCGATACACTTCCTTGGTAGCCTTTGCTACTACTTATCAATGGCAAGGGTTGAAGTTTTTAGGCAGTGTACTTGGGACTTTTGTTCATGAAAATGTAGAAAAAAACACCAAATCTCCAGATAAAAACATATGGACTCCTTCAGCATTTGTAAGCTATCAGCTATCGGATGATTTTACTTTGAGGGCTTTTTATAAGAAGGTGTTCCGAATGCCGACATTTAATGATTTGTACTACACTTCTATAGGTAATACTTTCTTGAAGCCAGAATTTACCCAGCAGTATAATTTGGGACTTACCTATCAAAAAATGCTGAAATCTTCGGTTTTAAAAGCTTTTTATGCCAAGGTAGATGGTTATTTTAATAAAGTAGAAGACAAGATTATTGCAGCTCCCAATGGAAGTATGTTCCGATGGATGATGCTGAATTTAGGACAGGTGGAAATCTTAGGAGCCGATGTTAACCTACAAGCAGAATTGGATTTAGGAAGTTGGAAGCTAAAACCTTTGGTGAGTTATACTTATCAGAGAGCTAGGGATTTTTCCGATAGGGAGGAGACTTATTACGGAGACCAAATTCCTTATACGCCGTGGCATAGTGGGACTTTTTCTCTGATGTCGGATTATAAAACCTGGAGCTTTAACTACAGCTTTGTATATGTAGGCGAGCGTTATGATGCCAACCAAAATAATATCAGCTATAATTATATCCAACCTTGGTACACCCATGATTTTTCGGTTCAGAAAAAATTTTACTGGAAGAATCACACTTTTAAAGCAAGCTTGGAAGTGAACAACCTCTTAAACCAATATTATGATGTAGTACTGAATTACCCCATGCCAGGGAGAAATTTTAAATTGATTTTAAGCTTTAATCTATGA
- a CDS encoding cell surface protein, whose translation MKMKKLTWLNVATFSLLALGSVACSSDREEVLNEEISVDLLDSYAIDRFKVLEITPKVPANAKLTWKIQDSLVSESANLEFISPYTKTYPLTLTIEINGKVTQHQSKIIVNKEAKPYSRFIEKVLDFLPAPGQFTNELPMYDKGNTHEDIVKKADREIAKNAKGMISLGGFGGYVVFKFDHTVANLEGPDFKVLGNTFDSNSTEYKGRSSEPGVIMVAYDRNKNGKPDEEEWYEIAGSEYFKETTIKNYSITYFKPDENKEAVTGDEFFVADKDYIRWEDNQGGKGYLIKNVYHEQSYYPLWKNQNTITFTGTKMPDNYVQNPNTGIWETEGFAFGYADNAENTKEEANIDISWAVDKNGKYVKLPGIDFVKIYTGIRQEAGWLGEVSTEVAGAYDLRLK comes from the coding sequence ATGAAAATGAAAAAATTAACATGGCTAAATGTAGCCACTTTTTCTCTTCTTGCTCTAGGTTCGGTTGCTTGTTCTTCGGATAGAGAAGAAGTGCTGAATGAAGAAATTTCTGTGGATTTATTGGATAGCTATGCAATAGATAGATTTAAAGTGTTAGAAATTACCCCTAAAGTCCCTGCCAATGCAAAACTCACTTGGAAGATTCAGGATTCTTTGGTTTCTGAAAGTGCAAACCTAGAGTTTATCAGCCCCTATACCAAGACTTATCCTCTTACACTTACCATAGAGATTAATGGGAAAGTTACTCAGCACCAATCTAAAATCATCGTGAATAAAGAAGCTAAGCCATATAGTAGATTTATTGAAAAGGTGCTTGATTTTTTACCTGCCCCAGGACAATTTACCAATGAGCTTCCTATGTACGACAAGGGAAATACCCATGAAGATATAGTGAAAAAAGCAGATCGAGAAATTGCTAAAAATGCTAAAGGAATGATAAGCCTTGGAGGGTTTGGGGGATATGTGGTCTTTAAATTCGATCATACGGTGGCTAATTTAGAAGGTCCTGATTTTAAAGTATTGGGAAATACTTTTGATTCTAATTCTACAGAATATAAAGGTAGAAGCTCAGAGCCAGGAGTGATTATGGTAGCTTATGATAGAAATAAAAACGGAAAACCGGATGAGGAGGAATGGTACGAAATTGCAGGAAGTGAATATTTTAAAGAAACAACGATAAAAAACTATTCGATTACCTACTTCAAACCTGATGAAAATAAAGAAGCAGTAACAGGTGATGAATTTTTTGTAGCTGATAAAGACTATATCCGTTGGGAGGATAACCAAGGAGGAAAAGGATACCTGATTAAAAATGTGTACCACGAACAAAGCTATTACCCTCTTTGGAAAAATCAAAATACAATTACTTTTACCGGAACCAAAATGCCTGATAATTATGTGCAAAATCCCAATACAGGAATTTGGGAAACCGAAGGTTTTGCTTTTGGCTATGCAGATAATGCCGAGAATACCAAAGAAGAAGCGAATATTGACATCTCTTGGGCAGTGGATAAAAACGGGAAATATGTAAAACTCCCAGGGATAGATTTTGTGAAAATATATACAGGAATTCGCCAAGAAGCAGGTTGGTTAGGAGAAGTGTCCACCGAGGTGGCAGGAGCTTATGATCTTAGATTAAAATAA
- a CDS encoding DUF5074 domain-containing protein: MRKIYVLITFFLLLCFTKAQVKVQGIPRTDVPALKVKNLSTADAQFSFSDIQYWVGEGENQAALVIQWNDEKNPDALVWGYKWTGNATGEDMIRAILKADPRMYSLFHGASQYGSALAGFGYDLNGKNTISLIKSGNTTYPLYPVDGIVTTEVYDFDDYKSSDADDHWQSGWYQGYWSYWVRNSVGESFNYSMTGMAGRALVNGSWDLWNYNPDMMSQDIADTFTAVSPYVKKPKDFTKGTFIINEGWFGHESASLNYVDTEGDFFTNLYVEINDNKNFGNTASHGTFYGGKLYVVSKQNFANSGGRLVVADASTLQYITHVDTLGGDGRAFVGVDEEKAYITTSSGISIFDIKNISVAGSIAGVSGEYGNIIRTSQYVYAIGRNNIVVINPKTDEVLQTIEGSYNGIVQAKDGSVWVALTNKLALLDEQNFSFTYYDIPTAKTANTWFAWHAGSFTASEYENAIYWIDSYSTFGGKPMIVKFDVTQKTFNENFAEIPGQRDEAGTALKYKQIPYASALRVDPHNGNLVLTTVESGFGAHYQKNWVHYLNPQGQLIKTIIPNDYYWFPSISIFPDVEAPKVSANLVSELTLSGTQTIDLKDKVSDEDNNSFAIVKSVSSNSHPEIAEVSINQNDELVMKAIKGGETIVVLNFNSNGKVVTHSLKINVGSLGVGEVDKKVDFAIYPNPTSDYIRLKTDKKVQQTQLYDISGKLVYQSNNGGKEISVKSLNKGLYILKAVVDNEVYTEKILVK, from the coding sequence ATGAGGAAGATTTATGTATTGATTACATTTTTCTTGTTGCTTTGTTTTACAAAAGCGCAGGTAAAAGTACAGGGCATCCCAAGGACGGATGTTCCAGCTTTAAAAGTGAAAAACCTCTCTACGGCTGATGCTCAATTCAGTTTTTCAGATATCCAATATTGGGTAGGAGAGGGAGAAAACCAGGCAGCATTGGTTATCCAATGGAATGATGAGAAAAATCCCGATGCCTTAGTATGGGGATACAAATGGACAGGTAACGCTACTGGGGAAGATATGATAAGAGCCATCCTAAAAGCTGATCCTAGGATGTATTCTTTATTCCATGGAGCTTCGCAATATGGCTCTGCATTAGCAGGTTTTGGTTATGATCTTAATGGTAAAAATACAATATCACTCATCAAGAGCGGTAATACTACCTATCCTCTTTATCCTGTAGATGGTATTGTAACTACTGAAGTTTATGATTTTGATGATTATAAAAGCAGTGATGCTGATGACCATTGGCAATCGGGTTGGTACCAAGGATATTGGTCGTATTGGGTAAGAAATTCTGTAGGAGAAAGCTTTAACTACTCCATGACAGGGATGGCAGGTAGAGCTTTAGTTAACGGTTCTTGGGATTTATGGAACTATAATCCCGATATGATGTCTCAGGATATTGCCGATACGTTTACGGCCGTTAGTCCTTATGTAAAGAAGCCTAAAGATTTTACAAAAGGTACTTTTATCATTAATGAAGGTTGGTTTGGACATGAATCTGCAAGTTTAAACTATGTAGATACTGAGGGTGATTTTTTCACCAATCTTTATGTGGAGATAAATGATAATAAAAACTTTGGAAATACAGCTTCTCATGGGACTTTCTATGGAGGTAAATTGTATGTAGTTTCCAAACAAAATTTTGCCAACTCAGGAGGAAGATTAGTGGTAGCTGACGCATCTACTTTGCAATATATTACACATGTTGACACCCTTGGAGGAGATGGAAGAGCCTTTGTGGGAGTGGATGAGGAGAAAGCTTATATCACTACTTCTTCAGGAATTAGCATTTTCGATATTAAAAATATATCGGTAGCAGGTAGTATTGCGGGGGTAAGTGGAGAATATGGAAACATTATCCGAACATCACAGTATGTATATGCGATTGGAAGAAATAATATCGTAGTGATAAATCCTAAGACCGATGAAGTTCTCCAAACTATTGAGGGAAGCTATAACGGAATTGTACAGGCTAAAGATGGCAGCGTTTGGGTAGCATTAACCAATAAACTAGCCTTGTTAGATGAGCAGAATTTCAGCTTTACTTATTACGATATCCCAACCGCAAAAACCGCTAATACTTGGTTTGCATGGCATGCAGGTAGCTTTACCGCTAGCGAATATGAGAATGCCATCTATTGGATAGATAGTTATTCTACATTTGGAGGAAAACCAATGATTGTAAAGTTTGATGTTACCCAAAAAACATTTAATGAAAATTTTGCAGAAATCCCAGGACAGAGGGATGAAGCAGGTACTGCACTGAAGTATAAGCAAATCCCTTACGCATCTGCATTAAGAGTAGATCCTCATAACGGTAATCTAGTGCTTACCACTGTTGAAAGCGGCTTCGGAGCACATTATCAAAAAAACTGGGTACATTATCTTAATCCACAAGGACAGTTGATAAAAACTATTATTCCGAATGATTATTATTGGTTCCCTTCTATCAGCATTTTCCCAGATGTGGAAGCTCCAAAAGTTAGTGCGAACTTGGTTTCTGAACTTACACTCAGCGGAACACAGACCATTGATTTAAAAGATAAAGTATCTGATGAGGACAATAATTCATTTGCAATTGTGAAAAGTGTAAGCTCTAATTCTCATCCAGAAATTGCAGAAGTAAGCATTAATCAAAATGATGAATTGGTGATGAAGGCTATAAAAGGAGGTGAAACCATTGTTGTGTTGAATTTTAACTCCAATGGGAAAGTAGTAACTCATAGCTTGAAGATTAATGTAGGCTCTCTTGGAGTGGGAGAGGTGGATAAAAAAGTAGATTTTGCTATTTACCCTAATCCTACTTCAGACTATATTCGTCTAAAAACCGATAAAAAAGTCCAACAAACGCAGTTATACGACATCAGCGGTAAGTTGGTATACCAATCTAATAACGGTGGAAAAGAAATCTCTGTAAAATCTCTTAACAAGGGATTATACATCTTAAAAGCTGTTGTAGATAACGAAGTTTATACCGAAAAAATTCTTGTTAAATAA
- a CDS encoding YncE family protein — protein sequence MRKFNFLFLIIGVLQLISCRTDELIPRTETEEVTPSEKNSIKGFYLLNEGNMGSNKCTLDYFDYESGVYHRNIYAEINPEVVKELGDVGNDIKIYGSKMYVVVNVSNKIEVLDAKTAKRIKTIPLQNCRYLTFKDGKAYASSYSGPVVLDPNAPIGKVVEIDTLSLSIQREVTVGYQPEELEIVGNKLYVANSGGYRFPNYDDIVSEVDLNTFKETKKIKVAINLHRLANDNYGDLYVSSRGDYYSVPSSLFLVDPVSGKVKKDFGVAVSEMTIVNDKLYYYGNEFNYNTHSYTKSFGIIDVKTEEIISNKIIDQEYVDAIKTPYGIAVNPITEDIYITDARNYVSTGFVYCFDKNGKFKWKTEAGNIPAHFAFLYK from the coding sequence ATGAGAAAATTCAACTTTTTATTCCTTATCATAGGAGTGTTACAGCTTATCTCCTGCCGTACCGATGAGCTTATCCCAAGAACAGAAACCGAAGAGGTAACTCCATCAGAAAAAAACTCGATAAAAGGTTTTTATCTTTTAAATGAAGGAAATATGGGGAGTAATAAATGCACGCTAGATTATTTTGATTATGAATCTGGAGTGTACCACCGAAATATCTACGCTGAAATTAATCCTGAAGTAGTAAAAGAGCTGGGCGACGTAGGAAATGATATTAAAATCTATGGAAGCAAAATGTATGTGGTGGTAAATGTTTCCAACAAGATAGAAGTTTTGGATGCTAAAACCGCAAAACGCATTAAGACCATTCCTTTACAAAATTGCCGCTATCTTACTTTTAAAGATGGAAAAGCTTATGCCAGCAGTTATTCTGGACCTGTGGTGTTGGATCCTAATGCTCCCATAGGCAAGGTGGTGGAGATAGATACTCTTAGCCTATCCATACAGAGAGAAGTAACTGTAGGATACCAGCCAGAAGAACTAGAAATTGTGGGAAATAAACTCTATGTAGCCAACTCAGGAGGATACCGTTTCCCGAATTATGATGATATCGTATCCGAAGTGGATCTCAATACTTTTAAAGAAACCAAAAAAATAAAAGTAGCCATTAATTTACACCGCTTGGCAAATGATAATTACGGGGATTTATATGTTAGTTCAAGAGGAGATTACTACAGTGTTCCGTCTAGTTTATTCTTGGTAGATCCTGTTTCAGGAAAGGTGAAAAAAGATTTTGGCGTTGCCGTGAGCGAAATGACGATTGTAAATGATAAGCTCTATTATTATGGAAATGAGTTTAATTATAATACCCACTCATACACCAAATCTTTTGGGATTATCGACGTGAAGACCGAAGAGATAATCTCTAATAAAATCATCGACCAGGAGTATGTAGATGCAATAAAAACTCCATACGGAATAGCTGTAAATCCTATTACTGAAGACATCTATATTACCGATGCCAGAAACTATGTTTCTACAGGTTTTGTGTATTGCTTTGATAAAAATGGAAAATTCAAATGGAAAACAGAGGCTGGAAATATTCCTGCTCATTTTGCATTTCTTTATAAATAA
- a CDS encoding aminotransferase class I/II-fold pyridoxal phosphate-dependent enzyme, which produces MDIFERLKQNPGPLGQFADYGEGYFVFPKLEGKIGPRMKFQGKEVVFWSANDYLGLCNHPEVLATDAKAAAEYGMFYPMGARAMSGETEYHQQLERELASFVGKEAAYLLNFGYQGMLSTIDALVSRHDVILYDSDAHACIIDGVRLHMGKSFTFSHNNMESFEKNLQRATKVAQEQGGGVLVITEGVFGMRGEQGKLKEICEFKSKYDFRLLVDDAHGFGTLGETGAGAGEEQGCQDKIDVYFSTFAKSMAGFGAFIAGDKEIIRILKYNLRSQVFAKSLTMPMVIGGLKRLELLRTRPEIKAKLWANVHKLQNGLRERGFNLGYTNTCVTPVFIEGTPVEATLLVKELREEYGIFTSVVVYPVIPKGMILLRLIPTASHTDAEIDETLAAFGALSEKLASGYYKDLAAKYLEENHLEFKEI; this is translated from the coding sequence ATGGATATTTTTGAAAGATTAAAACAAAATCCTGGACCTCTTGGTCAGTTTGCAGATTATGGTGAAGGATACTTTGTTTTCCCTAAACTAGAAGGGAAAATTGGCCCTAGAATGAAATTTCAAGGGAAAGAAGTGGTGTTTTGGAGTGCTAATGACTATCTAGGATTATGCAACCATCCTGAAGTGTTAGCAACAGATGCTAAAGCCGCTGCCGAATATGGTATGTTCTACCCAATGGGAGCTAGAGCAATGTCTGGTGAAACAGAATACCATCAACAATTGGAAAGAGAATTGGCAAGCTTTGTAGGTAAAGAAGCTGCTTATCTTCTTAACTTCGGTTACCAAGGGATGCTTTCAACTATAGACGCGTTGGTATCTAGACATGATGTTATACTTTATGATTCTGACGCCCATGCTTGTATTATCGATGGTGTTAGACTTCATATGGGAAAAAGCTTTACCTTCAGCCACAACAACATGGAAAGCTTCGAGAAAAACCTTCAAAGAGCTACTAAAGTTGCCCAAGAACAAGGAGGTGGCGTACTTGTAATTACTGAAGGAGTTTTCGGTATGCGTGGTGAACAAGGTAAACTTAAAGAAATCTGCGAATTTAAATCTAAATACGATTTCAGATTATTGGTAGATGATGCTCACGGTTTTGGTACACTAGGAGAAACTGGTGCTGGTGCTGGTGAGGAACAAGGATGCCAAGATAAAATAGATGTTTACTTCTCTACCTTTGCTAAATCTATGGCTGGTTTTGGAGCTTTCATCGCTGGAGACAAAGAAATTATCAGAATTTTAAAATACAACTTACGCTCTCAAGTATTTGCAAAATCTCTAACCATGCCTATGGTAATTGGTGGTCTTAAAAGACTAGAACTACTAAGAACTAGACCTGAAATTAAAGCCAAACTTTGGGCTAACGTACATAAATTACAAAACGGTCTTAGAGAGAGAGGATTCAACTTAGGATATACCAACACTTGTGTAACTCCTGTTTTTATCGAAGGAACTCCTGTTGAAGCTACTCTTCTTGTAAAAGAACTAAGAGAAGAATACGGTATCTTTACTTCTGTAGTTGTATATCCTGTAATTCCTAAAGGAATGATCTTATTAAGATTAATCCCTACAGCATCTCATACCGATGCTGAAATCGATGAAACTCTAGCTGCTTTCGGAGCTCTTTCTGAAAAATTAGCAAGTGGATATTACAAAGATTTAGCAGCTAAATATCTTGAAGAAAACCATTTAGAATTCAAAGAAATTTAA
- a CDS encoding FKBP-type peptidyl-prolyl cis-trans isomerase has product MGVADLLKKKKQALAEKNLKEGQEFQQKFGEQEGVVTLESGLQYQIITDAEGKKPKAKDTVICHYHGTTITGKVFDSSVERKKPASFPLNRVISGWTEALQLMSTGSKWKLVIPPHLAYGEEQISKEIGPNSTLIFEVELIGIK; this is encoded by the coding sequence ATGGGCGTAGCTGATTTATTAAAAAAGAAAAAACAAGCTTTGGCTGAAAAAAACCTTAAAGAAGGACAAGAATTTCAACAAAAATTTGGAGAACAAGAAGGTGTTGTAACCCTTGAAAGTGGACTACAATACCAAATTATTACCGATGCAGAAGGAAAAAAGCCTAAAGCAAAAGATACCGTTATCTGCCACTATCATGGGACAACAATTACAGGTAAGGTGTTCGACAGCTCTGTGGAACGCAAAAAGCCAGCTTCCTTTCCTTTAAACCGCGTAATCTCTGGATGGACAGAAGCTTTGCAATTAATGTCCACAGGGAGCAAATGGAAATTGGTTATCCCACCTCATCTAGCTTATGGTGAAGAACAAATTTCTAAAGAAATTGGTCCTAACTCTACTCTTATTTTTGAAGTTGAATTAATTGGGATTAAATAA
- a CDS encoding alpha/beta fold hydrolase, whose protein sequence is MHQPQIALRIIEKENYQPTIVLLHGALGSMEQWKDFPEKLSDTTGCSVLLYDRMGYGASEGIKGYRWPQHYMEEEADFLVELLDGLELDQVILYGHSDGGTIALLAAAKYPKRFKGIVVEAAHIFNEDHIVHGIQTVVQQYVKTSFREELIKYHGEKTDELFQNWAGVWLSPDFKTWNIEPVLKSINIPLLAIQGELDGFGTMKQMMGIVNQVGGFPKALLAKNCGHAPHLEDTPMVLSKIREWMKTIGE, encoded by the coding sequence ATGCACCAACCCCAGATAGCTCTCAGAATTATCGAAAAAGAAAACTACCAGCCTACTATCGTCCTATTACACGGAGCATTGGGAAGTATGGAGCAATGGAAGGACTTCCCTGAGAAATTGTCCGATACTACAGGTTGTAGCGTATTGTTGTATGATAGGATGGGATATGGAGCTTCCGAAGGGATAAAAGGTTACCGATGGCCTCAGCATTATATGGAGGAGGAAGCGGATTTCTTGGTGGAGTTATTAGATGGCTTGGAGCTAGACCAAGTAATCCTATATGGGCATAGCGATGGTGGGACAATTGCTTTGCTGGCGGCTGCCAAATATCCAAAACGCTTTAAAGGAATAGTGGTGGAAGCGGCTCATATTTTTAATGAAGACCACATTGTTCATGGCATACAGACGGTAGTTCAGCAGTATGTAAAAACTTCTTTCAGAGAAGAGCTGATAAAATACCATGGAGAGAAAACCGATGAGCTTTTCCAAAATTGGGCAGGAGTATGGCTTTCACCAGACTTCAAAACTTGGAATATAGAGCCTGTACTAAAATCTATTAATATTCCATTATTGGCTATACAAGGAGAGCTAGATGGCTTTGGAACGATGAAACAGATGATGGGGATTGTTAACCAAGTAGGAGGTTTCCCAAAAGCTTTATTGGCAAAAAATTGTGGACACGCTCCTCATCTAGAAGATACCCCAATGGTTCTTTCCAAAATCCGAGAATGGATGAAAACCATAGGAGAGTAG